In a single window of the Alosa sapidissima isolate fAloSap1 chromosome 18, fAloSap1.pri, whole genome shotgun sequence genome:
- the ap1s1 gene encoding AP-1 complex subunit sigma-1A isoform X2, translating to MRFMLLFSRQGKLRLQKWYTATAERDKKKMVRELMQVVLARKPKMCSFLEWRDLKIVYKRYASLYFCCAVEEQDNELITLEVIHRFVELLDKYFGSVCELDIIFNFEKAYFILDEFLMGGEIQDTSKKSVLKAIEQADLLQEEDESPRSVLEEMGLA from the exons ATGCGATTCATGCTGCTGTTCAGCCGGCAGGGGAAGCTGCGCCTCCAGAAGTGGTACACGGCCACGGCGGAGCGTGACAAAAAGAAGATGGTCCGGGAGCTCATGCAAGTGGTGCTCGCCAGAAAACCCAAGATGTGCAGCTTCTTAGAGTGGAGGGACCTGAAGATTGTATACaagag GTATGCCAGCCTGTATTTCTGTTGTGCTGTAGAAGAGCAGGACAATGAGCTTATTACCCTGGAGGTCATCCATCGTTTTGTGGAGCTGCTGGATAAGTACTTTGGCAGC GTGTGCGAGCTGGATATCATATTTAACTTTGAGAAGGCCTACTTTATCTTAGATGAGTTTCTGATGGGAGGTGAAATCCAGGACACTTCCAAAAAGAGTGTGCTGAAGGCCATCGAACAAGCAGACCTGCTACAAGAG